One part of the Archangium lipolyticum genome encodes these proteins:
- the htpG gene encoding molecular chaperone HtpG yields MSVDTQRETHKFQAEINQLLNLVINSLYSHKEIFLRELVSNASDALDKLRFRSVTEPELLEGASALEIHLLPDVEKGTLTIEDTGIGMTHDELVKNLGTIAHSGSREFLEMVSQRGQKDVNLIGQFGVGFYSSYLVADHVEVVSRAAGKDTQAWKWTSDAKGSFTVEPAERATRGTSIILHLKEDQKEFLDEWRLRSLVTQYSDYVNHPIKLQVKKTTGEGDAKKTETQLEVVNKASALWQRSKSEITDEQYQEFYKHLTHDWEPPLAWTHFRTEGNQVFTGLLFLPKQPPFDLNSPQQRGVRLFVKRVLIMDRCEEMLPQWLRFVRGVVDSDDLPLNVSRELLQDSAVVQAIRKHVTKKTLDMLEKLAKDKPEDYRTFWQGFGPVLKEGLAVDTEHREKLGALLRYESSREEGLTSLADYVSRMKEGQKAIYYVFGESRKAVVDSPHLEALKKRGYEVLYMTDPVDEWASQGLREFQGKPLVSAMHADLKLEETEEEKREKEERAKGLGPLADRMKEVLKEHVREVRVSDRLTDSPCCLVVPEGGSHAFVERLLRERGRSVPRVKRILEVNPAHPIIEHLRALNEKEAGSPQVTEWVEMLYDQALLTEGSSVEDPNRFARRMTALMTQVAQTPGRTTPAGAVASGPETPASDAVASGPETQVTRN; encoded by the coding sequence ATGTCCGTCGATACTCAACGGGAGACCCACAAGTTCCAGGCGGAGATCAACCAGCTCCTCAACCTGGTCATCAACTCCCTCTACAGCCACAAGGAGATCTTCCTGCGCGAGCTGGTGTCGAACGCGTCGGACGCGCTCGACAAGCTGCGCTTCCGCTCGGTCACCGAGCCCGAGCTGCTCGAGGGAGCCTCGGCGCTGGAGATCCACCTCCTCCCGGACGTGGAGAAGGGCACGCTGACCATCGAGGACACCGGCATCGGCATGACGCATGACGAGCTGGTGAAGAACCTGGGCACCATCGCCCACTCCGGCTCGCGCGAGTTCCTGGAGATGGTGTCACAGCGGGGCCAGAAGGACGTGAACCTGATCGGCCAGTTCGGCGTGGGCTTCTACAGCTCCTATCTGGTGGCGGACCATGTGGAGGTGGTGAGCCGGGCGGCGGGCAAGGACACCCAGGCGTGGAAGTGGACCTCGGATGCCAAGGGCAGCTTCACCGTGGAGCCCGCCGAGCGCGCCACGCGCGGCACGTCGATCATCCTGCACCTCAAGGAGGACCAGAAGGAGTTCCTCGACGAGTGGCGCCTGCGCTCGTTGGTGACGCAGTACTCGGACTACGTGAACCACCCCATCAAGCTCCAGGTGAAGAAGACCACGGGCGAGGGGGACGCGAAGAAGACCGAGACGCAGCTCGAGGTGGTCAACAAGGCCAGCGCCCTGTGGCAGCGGTCGAAGAGTGAGATCACCGACGAGCAGTACCAGGAGTTCTACAAGCACCTGACGCACGACTGGGAGCCGCCCCTGGCGTGGACGCACTTCCGGACCGAGGGCAACCAGGTCTTCACCGGACTGCTCTTCCTGCCGAAGCAGCCGCCGTTCGACCTGAACAGCCCGCAGCAGCGCGGGGTGCGGCTGTTCGTCAAGCGCGTGCTCATCATGGACCGCTGCGAGGAGATGCTGCCGCAGTGGCTGCGCTTCGTACGGGGCGTGGTGGACTCGGACGACCTGCCGCTGAACGTGTCGCGCGAGCTGCTGCAGGACTCGGCGGTGGTGCAGGCCATCCGCAAGCACGTGACGAAGAAGACGTTGGACATGCTGGAGAAGCTGGCCAAGGACAAGCCGGAGGACTACCGCACGTTCTGGCAGGGCTTCGGCCCGGTGCTCAAGGAGGGCCTGGCGGTCGACACCGAGCACCGCGAGAAGCTGGGCGCGCTGCTGCGCTACGAGAGCTCGCGTGAGGAGGGCCTCACCTCCCTGGCGGACTACGTGTCGCGGATGAAGGAGGGCCAGAAGGCCATCTATTACGTCTTCGGCGAGTCGCGGAAGGCGGTGGTGGACTCGCCGCACCTCGAGGCGCTGAAGAAGCGCGGGTACGAGGTGCTGTACATGACGGACCCGGTGGACGAGTGGGCGTCGCAGGGGCTGCGCGAGTTCCAGGGCAAGCCGCTGGTGTCGGCGATGCACGCGGACCTGAAGCTCGAGGAGACGGAGGAGGAGAAGCGCGAGAAGGAGGAGCGCGCCAAGGGGCTGGGGCCGCTGGCGGACCGGATGAAGGAGGTGTTGAAGGAGCACGTGCGCGAGGTGCGCGTGTCGGATCGCCTCACGGATTCGCCGTGCTGCCTGGTGGTGCCGGAGGGCGGCTCGCACGCGTTCGTGGAGCGGCTGCTGCGCGAGCGGGGCCGGAGCGTGCCTCGGGTGAAGCGCATCCTGGAGGTGAACCCGGCGCACCCCATCATCGAGCACCTGCGCGCGCTCAACGAGAAGGAGGCGGGCTCGCCCCAGGTGACGGAGTGGGTGGAGATGCTCTACGACCAGGCGCTGCTCACCGAGGGCAGCAGCGTGGAAGACCCCAACCGCTTCGCGCGGCGGATGACGGCGCTGATGACGCAAGTGGCCCAGACGCCGGGCAGGACCACGCCCGCGGGCGCGGTGGCCTCGGGGCCCGAGACGCCCGCCTCGGACGCGGTGGCCTCCGGTCCCGAGACGCAGGTGACGCGCAACTGA
- a CDS encoding superoxide dismutase family protein, with protein sequence MKTRALLTAAVLCLAGPAFAQGKAPTAKEKAATKKEEKAAEKTENKQAAAGGTTARAEMKDQKGQSMGEVTLTETPHGVLVKGSLSNIPAGEHAIHIHETGKCEAPFKTAGGHLNPAKKKHGILAAEGKHEGDLPNLHVPADGKVQFDFFAHGLKLKDVEDQDGAAIVVHAGVDDYQSDPAGNAGDRIGCGVVTK encoded by the coding sequence ATGAAGACTCGCGCGCTGCTGACCGCTGCCGTCCTCTGCCTCGCAGGCCCGGCGTTCGCCCAGGGCAAGGCGCCCACCGCCAAGGAGAAGGCCGCCACCAAGAAGGAGGAGAAGGCCGCCGAGAAGACCGAGAACAAGCAGGCCGCCGCCGGTGGCACCACCGCTCGCGCCGAGATGAAGGACCAGAAGGGCCAGTCCATGGGCGAGGTGACGCTCACCGAGACGCCCCATGGCGTGCTGGTGAAGGGCTCGCTCTCCAACATCCCGGCGGGTGAGCACGCCATCCACATCCACGAGACGGGCAAGTGCGAGGCCCCCTTCAAGACCGCGGGCGGCCACCTCAACCCGGCCAAGAAGAAGCACGGCATCCTCGCCGCCGAGGGCAAGCACGAGGGCGATCTGCCCAACCTGCACGTGCCCGCCGATGGCAAGGTGCAGTTCGACTTCTTCGCCCATGGCCTGAAGCTGAAGGACGTGGAGGACCAGGACGGCGCGGCCATCGTCGTCCACGCGGGTGTGGACGACTACCAGAGCGATCCCGCCGGCAACGCCGGTGACCGCATCGGCTGCGGCGTCGTGACGAAGTAG
- a CDS encoding serine/threonine-protein kinase has protein sequence MWEKKQHKEVSVVSAPLRLMTQPVTSPIRIGTVLRDTYELVSELGRGGMGTVFLAQHLRLPGKQVAVKVLHAQEETSPEVFARFRREAEITSRLGHPNIVAVLDFHSLEDGTPYLVMEHLRGESLSKRLRQGAIPLQETLLIARQIGSALHTAHQAGVVHRDLKPGNVYLVPTESGGVVGQQVKLLDFGISKLVSAQTVHTQEDVLLGTPRYMSPEQAMGKNREVDARSDLFALGCIVYEMLAGRPPFNGDSVAGLIYNIVYEPPDALGHLCPDAPPSVLAAVERALAKDPKDRFPDVASFIAELTGAPLQSLPPSQPQPQPVARPETAPRTPGSPSPSSFPTRRGDEPARTVPGRPMAQAQPLAEVPGNTVPLGPTAQPKSKTPLIAGAAVLLLGAVAAGLWLRPQPPPPPAVSAPESTAKVEPSPKPSTPPPAVVATPAETPPAESEPNEPAPSEQVAATSAAETRPTPRAPARQSPPEVIPEEVRKDLADAEEALGKNNAEEALRLARLSQRKKITGASYSVITRAHCRQSDLANARAQWAKVPAAERTRVRQYCKQYEINL, from the coding sequence ATGTGGGAGAAGAAGCAGCATAAGGAAGTCAGTGTCGTATCCGCCCCGCTACGTCTCATGACCCAACCAGTCACAAGCCCCATCCGCATCGGAACCGTCCTTCGAGACACCTATGAGCTCGTCTCGGAGCTGGGCCGAGGAGGGATGGGCACGGTCTTCCTGGCACAACATCTCCGGCTTCCCGGCAAGCAGGTGGCGGTGAAGGTCCTCCACGCCCAGGAGGAGACGAGCCCGGAGGTGTTCGCGCGCTTCCGCCGTGAGGCGGAGATCACCTCGCGGCTCGGCCACCCGAACATCGTCGCGGTGCTCGACTTCCACAGCCTGGAGGACGGCACGCCGTACCTGGTGATGGAGCACCTGCGCGGAGAGAGCCTCTCGAAGCGGCTCCGCCAGGGCGCCATCCCCCTCCAGGAGACGCTCCTCATCGCGCGGCAGATCGGCTCGGCCCTCCACACCGCCCATCAAGCGGGCGTGGTGCACCGGGACCTGAAGCCGGGCAACGTGTACCTCGTCCCCACCGAGTCCGGGGGCGTGGTGGGCCAGCAGGTGAAGCTGCTCGACTTCGGCATCTCGAAGCTCGTCTCCGCCCAGACGGTCCACACCCAGGAGGACGTGCTGCTCGGCACGCCGCGGTACATGTCGCCCGAGCAGGCGATGGGCAAGAACCGCGAGGTGGATGCCCGCTCGGACCTGTTCGCCCTCGGGTGCATCGTCTACGAGATGCTGGCTGGCCGGCCTCCGTTCAACGGGGACTCCGTGGCGGGCCTCATCTACAACATCGTGTATGAGCCCCCGGACGCCCTGGGACACCTTTGTCCGGACGCCCCCCCGTCGGTGCTCGCGGCGGTGGAGCGGGCGCTCGCGAAGGACCCGAAGGACCGCTTCCCGGATGTGGCGTCGTTCATCGCCGAGCTGACGGGAGCCCCGCTCCAGAGCCTTCCTCCGTCACAGCCCCAGCCCCAGCCGGTGGCCCGTCCCGAGACGGCCCCCAGGACACCGGGTTCCCCGTCCCCGTCCTCGTTCCCGACGCGCCGGGGGGACGAACCCGCGCGGACGGTGCCAGGGCGGCCCATGGCCCAGGCCCAACCCCTGGCGGAGGTTCCAGGTAACACGGTGCCGTTGGGTCCCACGGCCCAGCCAAAGTCGAAGACCCCGCTGATCGCGGGTGCGGCGGTGTTGCTCCTGGGTGCCGTGGCGGCCGGATTGTGGCTGCGGCCCCAACCTCCACCCCCCCCGGCCGTCAGCGCACCGGAGAGCACGGCGAAGGTGGAGCCATCCCCGAAACCATCCACACCGCCCCCCGCCGTCGTCGCGACTCCGGCCGAAACGCCTCCCGCGGAATCCGAGCCGAACGAGCCCGCGCCGTCCGAGCAGGTCGCCGCCACCAGCGCCGCCGAAACCCGGCCCACCCCGCGCGCCCCCGCGCGTCAGAGCCCTCCCGAGGTCATACCCGAGGAGGTGCGGAAGGATCTGGCGGATGCGGAGGAGGCTCTGGGCAAGAACAACGCCGAGGAGGCCCTCCGGCTCGCTCGCCTCAGCCAGCGGAAGAAGATCACCGGAGCGTCCTACTCGGTCATCACCCGGGCGCACTGCCGCCAGAGCGATCTCGCCAATGCCCGGGCGCAGTGGGCGAAGGTCCCCGCGGCCGAACGCACCCGGGTACGTCAGTACTGCAAGCAGTATGAGATCAACCTTTGA
- a CDS encoding glutathione S-transferase family protein — translation MITLACTGSQFGLPEASPYVTKTEIHLRMAGLAYKKVPAMPNASPKGQLPFIEDAGELVADSTFIRAHIERKYGVDLDAGLDPVQRAQAWAIERMLENQLGWVSTWFRFMVPENFEKGPSHWFDGAPEAMRGQLRKGLLESVGTNLRAVGVSRHAPEEIAGLGERSLSALSSLLGDKPFLFGERPTGTDAVAFSILAGMLTPFFDSPLRRKAEGYANLTAYTARMMARFYPDHPWHTPAH, via the coding sequence ATGATCACCCTGGCCTGCACTGGTTCCCAATTTGGCCTGCCCGAAGCCAGCCCCTACGTCACCAAGACCGAGATCCACCTGCGAATGGCGGGCCTGGCCTACAAGAAGGTCCCTGCCATGCCGAACGCCTCGCCCAAGGGCCAGCTCCCCTTCATCGAGGACGCCGGGGAGTTGGTGGCTGACTCGACCTTCATCCGCGCCCACATCGAACGGAAGTACGGCGTGGATCTCGACGCGGGGTTGGATCCGGTCCAGCGCGCCCAGGCCTGGGCCATCGAGCGGATGCTCGAGAACCAGCTCGGTTGGGTCTCGACATGGTTCCGGTTCATGGTCCCGGAGAACTTCGAGAAGGGGCCGTCGCACTGGTTCGACGGCGCGCCAGAAGCGATGCGCGGGCAACTGCGCAAGGGCCTGTTGGAGAGCGTCGGGACCAATCTCCGCGCGGTCGGGGTGTCGCGTCACGCTCCGGAGGAGATCGCCGGCCTGGGAGAGCGCTCGCTGTCGGCCCTATCGAGCCTGCTGGGCGACAAGCCGTTCCTGTTCGGCGAGCGGCCGACGGGAACGGACGCCGTCGCCTTCAGCATCCTGGCGGGAATGCTGACACCGTTCTTCGACAGCCCCCTGCGCCGCAAGGCCGAGGGCTACGCCAACCTGACAGCCTATACGGCCCGGATGATGGCCCGGTTCTACCCGGACCATCCCTGGCACACTCCGGCTCACTGA
- a CDS encoding citrate synthase encodes MDTMQAPVQAGLEGVVVAETRLSEVDGERGRLVIAGGDVESLAGSVSFEEVCARLWAPHAKEPLPGSLQAALGEARVRAFGLLEGLGDALSAEDGMDALRAAAAHVPAHPGGELATHLLLTGALAVFAGAWARRGRGLAPVRPDPALSHAADLLRMVTGESQPDRAAGLDAYLVTVSDHGLNASTFTARVIASTGSDAVSAVVGAIGALKGPLHGGAPGPVLDMLDAIARPERATSWLEEELRTGRRIMGMGHRIYRVRDPRAAVLERAIERLERGGLRTERLALARAVERAAEELLRQRYPDRPLRANVEFYTAVLLDAVGLDRTMFSPAFACGRVAGWLGHVSEQRATGRLIRPASRYVGPMPG; translated from the coding sequence ATGGATACGATGCAGGCACCAGTGCAGGCGGGTCTCGAAGGTGTGGTGGTGGCCGAGACCCGGTTGAGTGAAGTGGATGGAGAGCGGGGACGGTTGGTGATCGCCGGTGGCGACGTGGAGTCGCTCGCCGGTTCCGTCTCTTTCGAGGAGGTATGCGCGAGGCTCTGGGCGCCTCATGCGAAGGAGCCGCTCCCGGGCTCACTCCAGGCCGCACTGGGCGAGGCGCGGGTGCGTGCCTTCGGGCTGCTCGAGGGGCTGGGTGACGCGCTCTCGGCGGAGGATGGCATGGATGCACTGCGGGCCGCGGCGGCCCACGTGCCAGCGCACCCCGGTGGCGAGCTGGCGACACACCTCCTGCTGACGGGAGCCCTCGCGGTGTTCGCGGGTGCATGGGCGAGGCGCGGGCGCGGGCTGGCCCCGGTGCGGCCGGACCCGGCGCTGTCCCACGCGGCCGATCTGCTGCGCATGGTGACGGGGGAGTCCCAGCCCGACAGGGCCGCCGGGCTCGATGCCTATCTGGTTACCGTCTCCGACCATGGGCTGAACGCCTCCACGTTCACCGCGCGGGTGATTGCCTCGACCGGCTCCGACGCGGTGTCGGCGGTGGTGGGGGCCATCGGTGCCTTGAAGGGGCCGCTGCATGGGGGAGCGCCCGGGCCGGTGCTGGACATGCTCGATGCCATCGCCCGGCCGGAGCGGGCCACGTCGTGGCTCGAGGAGGAGCTACGGACCGGGCGCCGCATCATGGGCATGGGCCACCGCATCTACCGCGTGCGCGACCCACGCGCGGCGGTGCTGGAGCGTGCCATCGAGCGGCTCGAGCGCGGCGGTCTGCGCACCGAACGGCTCGCCCTGGCTCGGGCGGTGGAGCGCGCGGCCGAGGAGCTTCTCCGCCAGCGCTACCCGGACCGCCCGTTGCGCGCCAACGTGGAGTTCTACACGGCCGTGCTGCTCGACGCGGTGGGGCTCGATCGGACGATGTTCTCGCCCGCCTTCGCCTGCGGCCGCGTCGCCGGGTGGCTCGGGCACGTCTCCGAGCAGCGGGCGACCGGGCGGCTCATCCGCCCCGCGTCGCGCTATGTGGGGCCGATGCCGGGCTGA
- a CDS encoding alpha/beta fold hydrolase, which produces MNHHLLFLPGAGGAASFWHPLGALLPASWRKTYLSWPGLGHEPHEPAIQSLDDAVAHAASRLERPSVVVAQSMGGVVAVRLALTHPERISHLVLTATSGGIDVASLGASDWRAAYRAEYPKAAEWILSERTDHSAQLHRISIPTLLLWGDADPISPVAAGRHLERLLPRARLRVLAGGDHMFARDRAAEISPWVAAHLDAPV; this is translated from the coding sequence ATGAACCACCACCTCCTGTTCCTGCCCGGTGCCGGTGGCGCCGCGTCCTTCTGGCATCCGCTCGGCGCGTTGCTGCCGGCGAGCTGGCGCAAGACCTATCTGAGCTGGCCGGGTCTGGGCCACGAGCCGCATGAGCCAGCGATCCAGAGCCTGGACGACGCGGTGGCACATGCCGCCAGCAGACTGGAGCGCCCGAGTGTGGTCGTGGCGCAATCGATGGGCGGCGTCGTCGCCGTGAGGCTGGCACTCACCCATCCGGAGCGCATCAGCCATCTGGTCCTGACGGCGACCTCCGGCGGCATCGACGTGGCGAGCCTCGGCGCCAGCGATTGGCGCGCGGCCTATCGCGCGGAATACCCGAAGGCCGCGGAGTGGATCCTCTCCGAGCGGACGGATCACTCGGCGCAGCTCCACCGTATCTCCATCCCGACGCTGCTCCTCTGGGGCGATGCCGATCCCATCAGCCCCGTGGCGGCCGGCCGTCATCTCGAACGACTGCTGCCCAGGGCCCGGCTGCGGGTGCTCGCGGGAGGCGACCACATGTTCGCCCGCGACCGCGCGGCGGAGATCTCACCGTGGGTCGCGGCGCATCTCGATGCTCCTGTGTGA
- a CDS encoding helix-turn-helix transcriptional regulator, whose protein sequence is MRRAERLFQIIQILRRARGPVTADAIAAELETSKRSVYRDIAALMDQRTPIRGEAGVGYVLDAGFDMPPLMLTTDEIEAAVLGAQWVARRADPALARAARDLIAKIQAAVPERLRPFVLEPASGTPPVWNAAPDGLDLAQTRAAIHGGRKIVLDYSDEQGRTSRRTVWPVIVGYMDTVRILIAWCELRGDFRSFRTDRVVGAEFLDDRYPERPATLRSRWHHSMEARSASRSTTGGSRRTGTAP, encoded by the coding sequence ATGAGACGCGCCGAACGCCTTTTCCAGATCATCCAGATCCTCCGGCGGGCGCGAGGGCCAGTCACCGCTGACGCCATCGCCGCCGAGCTGGAGACCTCCAAGCGCAGTGTCTATCGCGACATCGCGGCCCTGATGGACCAGCGGACGCCCATCCGGGGAGAGGCGGGTGTCGGTTACGTGTTGGATGCCGGCTTCGACATGCCGCCACTGATGCTGACGACCGACGAGATCGAAGCGGCGGTGCTGGGAGCCCAATGGGTGGCGAGGCGCGCCGATCCGGCCCTGGCCCGGGCCGCGAGGGATCTGATCGCGAAGATCCAGGCCGCCGTGCCCGAGCGCCTGCGGCCCTTCGTGCTCGAGCCGGCCTCCGGCACGCCCCCCGTCTGGAACGCGGCGCCTGACGGGCTGGACCTCGCCCAGACCCGCGCCGCGATCCACGGTGGCCGGAAGATCGTCCTCGACTACAGCGACGAGCAGGGACGGACGAGCCGCCGCACCGTCTGGCCCGTCATCGTCGGCTACATGGACACCGTGCGCATCCTGATCGCCTGGTGCGAGCTGCGAGGGGACTTCCGCAGCTTCCGCACGGACCGTGTGGTGGGCGCGGAGTTCCTGGACGATCGCTACCCGGAACGTCCCGCAACCCTCCGCTCCAGGTGGCACCACTCGATGGAGGCCCGTTCTGCTTCCAGGAGCACCACCGGCGGCTCGCGTCGCACCGGAACCGCGCCATGA
- a CDS encoding BREX-1 system adenine-specific DNA-methyltransferase PglX — protein sequence MPQLDEEALVHQFSGLDRRALGAFYTPAPLVERTLALALAHAGDGPLAVVDPACGAGAFLAAAALARPEAHLAGLELSPEVARACQARVPGADVRVGDALRGGLEPLLANLPPSHREVWVGNPPYNGTSSLLKDRDAYARLRALLPLALPPGTSLRDDFAFFLLLAAHRLSSRPGVLAFITPTSLLDAFLYAPLRATLLRTLTLRQVVDLGPGAFAGTQVRTCITVWTSPLDARARAVYSRYPHPDPLPEGEGMVGVPFTPEAPEWRLAPTPPEAAELDARWRSEGEPLTSLVPVSLTGVKTRFDELLVDGDPRRLLSRLEDFARTPLEALGEFARAHGIPEPLLPKLRALKEGPPFAVDSSCVRPFFRYAGARHRGTLPPEARAFCYLDRRLIPRGDHRLRGPWDPHRGAVKLLFNVRELPLSAALLEEEGCVHDHRHARFAPLLVPQRVRDEGLDITRVTPSGESLGPLVPNLSPRGLAWAEGLGGPLAAFRAIVRFLNGPEVQRRWAPVYGASRVVPVPLTALQP from the coding sequence ATGCCTCAACTCGACGAGGAGGCGCTCGTCCATCAGTTCTCCGGACTCGACCGGCGCGCGCTCGGAGCCTTCTACACACCCGCCCCCCTGGTGGAGCGCACGCTGGCGCTCGCCCTCGCGCATGCCGGCGACGGGCCGCTCGCCGTGGTGGACCCCGCCTGTGGCGCCGGAGCCTTCCTCGCCGCCGCGGCACTCGCCCGCCCCGAGGCCCACCTCGCCGGGCTGGAGCTCTCCCCCGAGGTGGCCCGCGCCTGTCAGGCCCGAGTGCCCGGCGCGGACGTCCGCGTGGGAGATGCGTTGCGCGGCGGGCTCGAGCCCCTGCTCGCCAATCTTCCCCCCTCGCACCGGGAGGTGTGGGTCGGCAACCCGCCCTACAACGGCACCTCCTCGCTCCTGAAGGACCGCGACGCCTACGCCCGCCTCCGCGCCCTGCTGCCCCTCGCGCTCCCTCCGGGCACCAGCCTGCGCGATGACTTCGCCTTCTTCCTCCTGCTCGCCGCGCACCGGCTCTCCTCGCGCCCCGGCGTCCTCGCCTTCATCACCCCCACCAGCCTCCTCGACGCCTTCCTCTACGCCCCCCTTCGCGCCACGCTGCTGCGCACGTTGACCCTGCGCCAGGTGGTGGACCTCGGTCCGGGCGCCTTCGCCGGCACCCAGGTGCGCACCTGCATCACCGTGTGGACGTCACCGCTGGATGCACGGGCTCGGGCCGTGTACTCCAGATACCCTCACCCCGACCCTCTCCCGGAGGGAGAGGGGATGGTGGGGGTTCCCTTCACTCCCGAGGCCCCCGAGTGGCGTCTGGCTCCGACTCCCCCGGAGGCCGCCGAGCTCGATGCCCGCTGGCGCTCCGAGGGAGAACCGCTCACCTCGCTCGTCCCCGTGAGTCTCACCGGCGTGAAGACGCGCTTCGATGAGCTGCTGGTGGATGGGGACCCCCGGCGGCTGCTCTCCCGCCTCGAGGACTTCGCGCGCACACCGCTGGAGGCGCTCGGGGAGTTCGCTCGCGCGCATGGGATTCCCGAGCCCCTGCTGCCCAAGCTGCGCGCCTTGAAGGAGGGACCGCCCTTCGCGGTGGACTCCTCCTGCGTGCGTCCCTTCTTCCGCTACGCCGGCGCGCGCCACCGCGGCACCCTCCCCCCCGAGGCTCGCGCCTTCTGCTACCTGGACCGGCGCCTCATTCCCCGCGGCGACCACCGGCTGCGCGGCCCGTGGGATCCGCATCGCGGCGCGGTGAAGCTCCTCTTCAACGTGCGCGAGCTGCCCCTGTCCGCCGCGCTCCTGGAGGAGGAAGGTTGTGTGCACGACCACCGGCACGCCCGCTTCGCTCCCCTGCTCGTGCCCCAGCGTGTACGTGACGAGGGCCTCGACATCACCCGGGTCACCCCCTCCGGGGAATCCCTGGGCCCGCTCGTGCCCAATCTGTCTCCCCGTGGACTGGCCTGGGCCGAGGGGCTCGGTGGCCCGCTCGCCGCCTTCCGGGCAATCGTGCGCTTCCTCAATGGCCCCGAGGTGCAGCGACGGTGGGCCCCCGTGTACGGCGCCTCGCGCGTGGTGCCTGTTCCCCTGACTGCTCTCCAGCCTTGA